One window of the Salmo trutta chromosome 35, fSalTru1.1, whole genome shotgun sequence genome contains the following:
- the LOC115174839 gene encoding cardiac phospholamban isoform X2: MEKVQHTMRSAIRRASMVVDVPPQAKQNLQELFVNFSLILICLLLIYIIVLLM; this comes from the coding sequence ATGGAGAAGGTGCAGCACACGATGCGCTCGGCCATCCGCAGGGCCTCCATGGTGGTGGACGTGCCCCCCCAGGCCAAGCAGAACTTGCAGGAGCTCTTTGTCAACTTCAGCCTCATCCTCATCTGCCTGCTGCTCATCTACATCATCGTGTTGTTGATGTGA
- the LOC115174839 gene encoding cardiac phospholamban isoform X1 encodes MEKVQHTMRSAIRRASMVVDVPPQAKQNLQELFVNFSLILICLLLIYIIVLLIPL; translated from the exons ATGGAGAAGGTGCAGCACACGATGCGCTCGGCCATCCGCAGGGCCTCCATGGTGGTGGACGTGCCCCCCCAGGCCAAGCAGAACTTGCAGGAGCTCTTTGTCAACTTCAGCCTCATCCTCATCTGCCTGCTGCTCATCTACATCATCGTGTTGTTGAT ACCTCTGTAG